In the Setaria italica strain Yugu1 chromosome VI, Setaria_italica_v2.0, whole genome shotgun sequence genome, one interval contains:
- the LOC106804392 gene encoding uncharacterized protein LOC106804392 produces the protein MVLSLDLSRQWPIHHLDVKNAFLHGTLSETLYCTQPSGFEDPARPGVVCRLNKSLYGLKQAPRTWNSRFASYLLSLGFHEAKSDTSLFIYHRDADVVYLLLYVDDIVLTISTPSLLQRTIAALQREFSMSGLGNLHHFLGVHVRHTARGLFLSQQQYTLIILKRANMSDCKTCATPVDTCAKLSADAGALQYLTFTRPDIAYAVQEIYLYMHDPLEHHLVALKHILRYLHGTATLGLQIRPSSSSELVVYSDADWAGCPDT, from the coding sequence ATGGTGCTATCTCTGGATCTCTCACGACAATGGCCAATTCATCACTTGGATGTCAAGAATGCTTTCCTGCATGGGACTTTGTCTGAAACTTTGTATTGCACTCAACCCTCTGGTTTTGAGGATCCAGCTCGTCCAGGTGTTGTTTGCAGGCTCAACAAGTCCCTCTATGGCCTGAAGCAGGCTCCGCGCACTTGGAACAGTAGGTTTGCTTCCTACTTGTTGTCACTTGGATTTCATGAGGCCAAGTCGGATACTTCGCTGTTCATCTATCACCGTGACGCCGACGTCGTCTATCTcctgctctatgttgatgatattgtccTCACTATATCTACTCCCAGTCTTCTTCAGCGCACTATTGCAGCCTTGCAGCGAGAGTTTTCTATGTCAGGTTTGGGTAATCTTCATCACTTCCTGGGAGTTCATGTTCGGCACACCGCCCGCGGCCTGTTCTTGTCGCAGCAACAGTATACTCTTATCATTCTGAAGCGCGCCAATATGTCTGATTGCAAGACCTGTGCCACACCAGTCGACACCTGTGCCAAGCTCTCTGCTGATGCTGGTGCGCTGCAGTACTTGACTTTCACTAGACCAGATATCGCTTATGCCGTTCAGGAGATCTATTTGTATATGCATGATCCCTTGGAACATCACTTGGTCGCTCTCAAGCACATCCTACGCTACCTTCATGGCACTGCTACTCTGGGTCTTCAGATtcggccatcgtcgtcctccgaGCTTGTGGTCTACTCCGATGCCGACTGGGCAGGCTGTCCAGACACCTAA